In Balearica regulorum gibbericeps isolate bBalReg1 chromosome 2, bBalReg1.pri, whole genome shotgun sequence, one DNA window encodes the following:
- the LOC142600695 gene encoding feather keratin-like: MACYDLCRPCGPTPLANSCNEPCVRQCEDSRVVIQPPAVLVTLPGPILSSFPQNTAVGSSSSAAVGNVLSSQGVPISGGFGLGSGFGGLGCFGGLRGCYPC; the protein is encoded by the coding sequence ATGGCCTGCTACGACCTCTGCCGCCCCTGCGGACCCACCCCGCTGGCTAACAGCTGCAACGAGCCCTGTGTCAGGCAGTGCGAGGACTCCCGCGTCGTCATCCAGCCACCCGCCGTGCTCGTCACCCTGCCCGgacccatcctcagctccttcccccagaACACCGCCGTCGGATCCTCCTCATCGGCTGCCGTGGGCAACGTCCTCAGCTCCCAGGGAGTGCCCATCTCTGGTGGCTTCGGCCTCGGCTCCGGCTTCGGAGGCCTGGGCTGCTTCGGCGGCCTAAGAGGCTGCTACCCCTGCTAA
- the LOC142600698 gene encoding feather keratin-like, with the protein MACYDLCRPCGPTPLANSCNEPCVRQCEDSRVVIQPTRRGSVTLPGPILSSFPQNTAVGSSSSAAVGNVLSSQGVPISGGFGLGSGFGGLGCFGGLRGCYPC; encoded by the coding sequence ATGGCCTGCTACGACCTCTGCCGCCCCTGCGGACCCACCCCGCTGGCTAACAGCTGCAACGAGCCCTGTGTCAGGCAGTGCGAGGACTCCCGCGTCGTCATCCAGCCTACCCGCCGTGGCTCGGTCACCCTGCCCGgacccatcctcagctccttcccccagaACACCGCCGTCGGATCCTCCTCATCGGCTGCCGTGGGCAACGTCCTCAGCTCCCAGGGAGTGCCCATCTCTGGTGGCTTCGGCCTCGGCTCCGGCTTCGGAGGCCTGGGCTGCTTCGGCGGCCTAAGAGGCTGCTACCCCTGCTAA